One segment of Choloepus didactylus isolate mChoDid1 chromosome 15, mChoDid1.pri, whole genome shotgun sequence DNA contains the following:
- the LOC119510898 gene encoding serine protease inhibitor Kazal-type 2-like has translation MAVVALRLVLLLLAGDFPAASSESEDSRAAKPGNYRTADCEQYVFPGCPRDFSPVCGSDMITYPNECILCEKIRVEGRDIKVIRNEPC, from the coding sequence ATGGCGGTCGTCGCGCTGCGCTTGGTGCTGTTGCTCCTGGCCGGGGACTTCCCAGCGGCCTCTTCGGAATCAGAGGACTCGCGGGCTGCTAAGCCCGGAAATTATAGAACAGCTGACTGTGAACAGTATGTATTCCCGGGATGTCCCAGGGACTTCAGCCCTGTGTGTGGAAGTGACATGATCACATACCCCAATGAGTGCATCCTGTGTGAGAAAATCAGGGTAGAAGGCCGTGATATTAAAGTAATCCGAAATGAACCTTGCTAA